Proteins encoded together in one Quercus lobata isolate SW786 chromosome 3, ValleyOak3.0 Primary Assembly, whole genome shotgun sequence window:
- the LOC115980506 gene encoding pectinesterase-like, producing the protein MAIHIVRLPLFLTLLIISCVNVQSYKPNVTVAIDGSGNFNTINEAISKIPIGRNSPYVILIKQGTYNEAVYIAQNMSNLVLIGEGMEKTIVQFNKTAKQGYGTSGSATVDISANDVFVKGIRFVNNAGPDGGQAVALRVAGDRIAIYQCSIQGYQDTLLTAYGIHFFRECEVYGTVDFIFGNSRVVLQNCDIYVRKRTEGTVNMITAQGRGQVEDTGIVLHNCSIKADKDLQPYPQIKTFLGRPWYSYSQTIVMECFRDKLVDPEGWLPNNDKKSLSTLHHVEYANWGPGANTTGRVKWPGYHIAKNSEEIKHFTVENFINGTQWLPSVGVPFVGGFIN; encoded by the exons ATGGCAATACATATTGTTCGTCTACCTCTCTTTTTAACTCTATTGATCATTTCATGTGTCAATGTTCAATCTTACAAGCCCAATGTCACAGTTGCCATTGATGGCAGTGGCAACTTCAACACCATTAACGAAGCCATATCAAAGATTCCAATAGGCCGTAACAGTCCATATGTTATTTTAATCAAACAAGGGACATATAATGAAGCGGTTTACATAGCTCAAAACATGTCTAACTTAGTTTTAATTGGAGAAGGCATGGAGAAGACTATTGTTCAATTTAACAAAACTGCAAAACAAGGTTATGGAACTTCAGGATCAGCTACAGTAG atattaGCGCCAATGATGTGTTTGTTAAAGGTATTAGATTTGTGAACAATGCTGGACCTGATGGTGGCCAAGCTGTGGCTTTGAGAGTAGCCGGTGACCGAATTGCAATTTACCAATGCTCCATACAAGGATACCAAGATACGTTACTGACAGCATATGGTATTCATTTCTTCCGAGAATGTGAAGTTTATGGCACAGTAGATTTCATATTTGGGAATTCACGAGTTGTCTTACAGAATTGTGACATTTACGTGAGGAAGCGTACGGAAGGCACTGTGAATATGATCACAGCTCAAGGTCGAGGACAAGTGGAAGATACAGGAATAGTATTACACAATTGTTCCATTAAGGCTGACAAAGATCTTCAACCTTACCCACAAATCAAAACATTTCTAGGCAGGCCGTGGTATAGTTATTCACAAACCATTGTCATGGAATGTTTTCGAGACAAATTGGTTGACCCTGAAGGATGGCTTCCGAACAATGACAAGAAAAGCTTATCCACTTTGCATCACGTGGAGTATGCTAATTGGGGCCCAGGAGCCAATACAACAGGAAGAGTTAAATGGCCCGGGTATCATATTGCCAAAAATTCTGAAGAGATTAAACATTTTActgttgaaaattttattaatggtACCCAATGGCTGCCAAGTGTGGGAGTTCCTTTTGTTGGTggttttataaattaa